A window from Pyrococcus kukulkanii encodes these proteins:
- a CDS encoding ribbon-helix-helix protein, CopG family produces MSRKVQIEVDEDLYNMLRIIALKKKVSLEEIIKEALENYVELENRRIRGEVKERFHLEDNWERNAGSRCESRRSLGTR; encoded by the coding sequence ATGAGCAGGAAGGTGCAAATAGAGGTTGATGAGGATTTATACAACATGTTACGCATTATTGCGCTGAAAAAGAAAGTGTCGCTAGAGGAGATCATAAAAGAGGCATTGGAAAACTACGTTGAATTAGAAAACAGGAGAATTAGAGGGGAGGTAAAAGAAAGATTCCATTTGGAAGATAATTGGGAAAGGAACGCTGGATCAAGATGCGAGTCAAGACGAAGCTTGGGGACTCGCTGA
- a CDS encoding alpha/beta hydrolase, translating into MIVAILSFIIFALLAFSAFVGYKMVTPPRQKGQWTPKDLGYEYDDVTIETRDGLKLKGWWINQGGDKTVILLHGYTASKWNETYIKPALKFLLDAGFNVLLFDFRAHGESEGNRTTVGDKELIDLISAVDWLERRGIKRVGVVGFSMGAIVTIRGLGEDERITCGVADSPPIYMDRTGARGLKYFANLPEFLYPLVKPFTLIFSGGRVVNVIEYADKIRKPLLLIAGKKDPLVKVEEVREFYERNKRINERVELWITEAPHVRTIVENPEEWKERVVRFLKESL; encoded by the coding sequence ATGATAGTTGCAATCCTTTCATTTATCATCTTTGCACTTTTGGCATTTTCAGCGTTCGTGGGCTATAAAATGGTCACACCTCCGAGGCAAAAAGGCCAGTGGACACCCAAAGATCTCGGCTACGAGTACGATGATGTGACTATAGAGACGAGGGACGGGCTTAAGCTCAAGGGCTGGTGGATTAATCAGGGAGGAGATAAGACGGTAATCCTGCTCCACGGCTACACGGCAAGTAAGTGGAATGAAACTTACATAAAACCCGCCTTAAAGTTCCTCCTTGATGCCGGCTTCAACGTTCTCCTCTTCGACTTCAGGGCTCACGGAGAGAGCGAAGGCAACAGAACAACCGTTGGAGACAAAGAGCTCATAGACTTAATTTCAGCCGTTGATTGGCTTGAGAGAAGAGGGATAAAGAGGGTTGGAGTCGTTGGCTTTTCAATGGGTGCAATAGTTACGATAAGGGGACTTGGTGAAGATGAGAGGATAACCTGCGGTGTTGCGGACAGTCCACCAATATACATGGACAGGACAGGGGCTAGGGGATTGAAGTACTTCGCAAACCTACCCGAATTCCTTTATCCCCTGGTAAAGCCATTCACCCTCATTTTCAGTGGAGGCAGAGTTGTGAACGTCATAGAGTACGCAGACAAGATCAGAAAGCCACTTCTACTAATAGCGGGCAAGAAGGATCCGCTCGTGAAAGTCGAGGAAGTCAGGGAATTTTACGAGAGGAACAAGAGGATTAACGAGAGAGTTGAACTGTGGATTACGGAAGCTCCACACGTGAGGACTATAGTGGAAAATCCAGAGGAGTGGAAGGAAAGGGTCGTGAGGTTCCTAAAGGAGTCACTCTAA
- a CDS encoding ABC transporter ATP-binding protein, translated as MYAIEVANLVKRYGDFEALKGVTLRIKENEIFALLGPNGAGKTTLLRIIAEGLSYDSGEVKVFGRKLSREALRFIGYVPQEDILYNLLTVEENLQFYADLFDAPAERIDDLIERFSLPRKKKVRELSGGFRKRLSIAVTLLHDPRIIILDEPSTGLDVPSRRELWRIIRELKEEGKTIILATHYMEEAEALSDRVAIMNEGRVIAVGTVEELKRLAGQSSILHIEGTIVRAENLGSNVLVKENYVRIPVEDPRKELPRIIDVLLKSGSEIRLVRVEEPTLEDVFLKLTGRGLE; from the coding sequence ATGTACGCTATAGAAGTTGCCAATCTAGTAAAAAGATATGGAGACTTTGAAGCTCTCAAAGGAGTAACACTCAGGATAAAGGAAAATGAGATTTTTGCTCTCCTTGGTCCCAATGGTGCCGGGAAAACAACGCTCCTCAGGATAATCGCTGAGGGTCTTTCCTATGATTCTGGCGAAGTCAAAGTATTTGGAAGGAAACTTTCGCGAGAAGCTTTGAGATTTATTGGCTACGTTCCCCAGGAAGATATACTTTACAACCTCCTAACAGTCGAGGAGAACCTCCAGTTTTACGCTGATTTATTCGACGCGCCGGCCGAGAGAATTGATGATTTAATTGAGAGATTTAGTCTGCCGAGGAAGAAGAAGGTTAGGGAACTGAGCGGGGGATTCAGGAAGAGACTCAGCATTGCAGTAACGCTCCTCCATGATCCGAGGATAATAATACTCGACGAGCCTTCCACAGGTTTGGATGTTCCCTCGAGGAGGGAGCTTTGGAGGATAATAAGGGAGCTGAAGGAGGAGGGCAAAACAATAATTCTGGCCACTCATTACATGGAGGAAGCTGAGGCTCTTTCCGATAGGGTCGCCATAATGAATGAGGGCAGAGTCATTGCTGTCGGCACGGTTGAAGAGCTTAAAAGGCTGGCCGGTCAGTCCAGCATACTTCACATTGAGGGAACCATAGTGAGAGCTGAGAACCTCGGTAGCAACGTTCTGGTGAAGGAAAACTATGTTAGAATACCTGTGGAGGATCCCAGGAAGGAGTTGCCTAGGATTATAGATGTTCTCCTAAAAAGCGGGAGTGAAATCAGGCTTGTGCGGGTGGAGGAGCCCACGTTGGAGGATGTTTTTCTGAAGCTCACTGGGAGGGGGCTGGAATGA
- a CDS encoding NAD(P)/FAD-dependent oxidoreductase gives MKIRVAIIGAGITGASIARVLSKYENLEVHLIDKNPDVGWGVSKANTAIIHGGYDDDPDKYPMRAKLCIRGNRLWHQWVKELEIPHVWNGALIVALKDEDFKELEVLLERGIRNGVPEMRIVDRDELFRLEPGLTREALGALWVPIVGQIGPIPAVIAIVENAVANGVKTHLETEVRGIKVENGEVKGVETNSGFIEADILINAAGLYADEISRMAGIDYFEIHPRKGEYWIFDEGIPGPKRVLFPTPTPISKGIVVTTEISGHLMIGPNAQDLPPEEKENTATTREGLEEVWEGAKKLWPQLPPRSKVIRTFAGLRPEPTGGDFIIKAEEEVWGFINVAGIRSPGLTSAPAIAYEVAEIIQRDLGIELVEKKKWNPYRREITHFFALSYEKVNELVKKNPAYGKIVCRCNKVSEGDILEAIERMKFIGVKTPSIDSVKFRTKATTGTCQGSFCRPRIIQILAREYGVPPWEVTLKGKGSEIGIGDVKVLVRGE, from the coding sequence ATGAAAATAAGGGTAGCAATAATAGGGGCTGGTATCACTGGAGCGAGCATTGCTAGGGTTCTAAGCAAATATGAGAACCTCGAGGTTCATCTAATTGACAAGAATCCAGATGTGGGCTGGGGTGTAAGTAAGGCCAACACTGCAATAATCCATGGAGGCTATGATGATGACCCCGACAAATACCCAATGAGGGCCAAGCTCTGCATTAGAGGGAATAGGCTTTGGCACCAGTGGGTTAAAGAGCTTGAGATCCCTCATGTCTGGAATGGGGCATTGATAGTTGCCTTAAAGGATGAAGATTTCAAGGAGCTAGAAGTTCTCTTGGAGAGGGGAATTAGAAATGGAGTTCCGGAGATGAGGATCGTCGACAGGGATGAGCTCTTTAGGCTTGAGCCTGGATTAACTAGGGAGGCCCTTGGTGCTTTATGGGTTCCAATAGTTGGACAGATAGGTCCAATTCCCGCTGTAATAGCGATCGTGGAGAATGCGGTAGCTAACGGGGTTAAGACTCATTTGGAAACTGAAGTTAGAGGGATAAAGGTTGAGAATGGGGAGGTTAAGGGTGTAGAGACCAATAGCGGCTTCATAGAGGCTGACATACTAATCAATGCCGCCGGTCTTTACGCTGATGAAATTTCGAGGATGGCTGGCATAGACTACTTTGAAATTCATCCCAGGAAAGGTGAATATTGGATATTTGATGAGGGAATTCCTGGGCCGAAAAGGGTTCTCTTCCCTACACCAACACCAATAAGCAAGGGAATAGTCGTTACGACTGAGATTTCTGGGCACTTGATGATAGGGCCGAATGCTCAGGATCTACCTCCCGAAGAGAAGGAGAATACTGCAACGACGAGGGAGGGGCTTGAAGAGGTCTGGGAGGGAGCTAAAAAGCTCTGGCCTCAGCTGCCTCCTAGAAGCAAGGTAATAAGAACATTTGCCGGCTTAAGACCAGAGCCCACAGGTGGAGATTTCATAATAAAGGCTGAAGAGGAAGTTTGGGGCTTCATAAACGTTGCGGGAATCCGCTCTCCTGGCCTAACGAGCGCCCCAGCAATAGCTTACGAGGTTGCTGAGATAATTCAGAGGGATCTTGGGATTGAGTTAGTTGAGAAGAAAAAGTGGAACCCCTACAGAAGGGAGATTACCCACTTCTTCGCCCTAAGCTATGAGAAGGTGAACGAGCTAGTGAAGAAGAATCCTGCCTATGGAAAGATAGTGTGCAGGTGTAACAAGGTCAGCGAGGGAGACATCCTTGAGGCCATAGAGAGGATGAAGTTCATAGGGGTCAAGACTCCAAGTATAGATTCAGTAAAGTTTAGAACCAAAGCAACAACTGGAACCTGTCAGGGTTCCTTCTGTAGGCCCAGGATAATCCAGATACTTGCCAGAGAGTATGGGGTTCCTCCATGGGAAGTTACGCTAAAAGGTAAGGGGAGTGAAATAGGAATTGGGGATGTTAAGGTTCTCGTGAGGGGTGAGTAA
- a CDS encoding glycerophosphodiester phosphodiesterase family protein, with amino-acid sequence MWEKERVIVLGHRGWIGKYPENTLLAFQKAIESGADGVEFDVWLTKDGEAIIMHDETIDRTSNMRGRQKDMMLEELKKADLGMGQRIPTLEETVEALPRDALINVEIKDVDAVERVYEIVSKNNPERFMISSFEVEALKRYRELDNETTMGLLIDNEEIVPKIPQLKKELNLWSVNVPMEAIPIIGFERTVEAIKWARSLGLKVVLWTENDELFYQNDNLAKMKGLFEVVIANDVERMVNYLKELRLR; translated from the coding sequence ATGTGGGAGAAGGAGAGGGTCATAGTCTTAGGCCATAGGGGTTGGATTGGCAAGTACCCAGAGAATACCTTACTGGCTTTCCAGAAGGCAATAGAGAGTGGGGCGGATGGTGTAGAATTTGATGTGTGGCTTACCAAGGATGGTGAAGCAATAATTATGCACGATGAAACCATAGATAGGACGAGCAATATGAGGGGAAGGCAGAAGGATATGATGCTTGAAGAGCTGAAGAAAGCAGATTTAGGGATGGGACAGAGGATTCCAACGCTGGAGGAGACTGTTGAAGCCCTACCAAGAGATGCTTTAATTAACGTTGAGATTAAGGACGTTGATGCTGTGGAGAGGGTTTATGAAATCGTTAGCAAGAACAATCCAGAAAGATTCATGATATCCTCCTTCGAGGTTGAGGCCCTAAAGAGGTATAGGGAGCTGGACAATGAAACCACAATGGGGTTACTCATAGACAATGAGGAGATAGTCCCAAAGATACCTCAGCTAAAGAAGGAGCTTAACTTATGGTCTGTAAACGTTCCTATGGAAGCAATTCCAATAATAGGCTTCGAGAGAACCGTAGAAGCAATAAAGTGGGCCCGCTCACTGGGCCTTAAAGTTGTTTTGTGGACCGAGAATGATGAGCTGTTCTACCAGAACGATAACCTCGCTAAGATGAAGGGCCTTTTCGAGGTCGTCATAGCTAACGATGTTGAGAGGATGGTTAATTACCTTAAGGAATTAAGACTGAGATAA
- a CDS encoding SLC45 family MFS transporter: MNQGKFRYSMIFLLGFGFFGISIIWALYNAYVPIFLQDTFHLSKTITGFIMTIDNLFAVLLLPFLGALSDMTRTRLGRRKPYILLGAPSAAIMFALIPVARRYENLALFMGTIIFMNFFMALFRSPVIAFMPDITPSEKRSQANGIINFMGGLGALLAYFGGKVLYDMNYAYPFYFGALIMLIANLLVVIFVPEPEQYRVPGAKLDIKKILRETTKKSFGELKENLKDVFASREKSLLAILLAIFFWFIAFNSLETFFTSYAKYHLGIEESTGAFMLGVFSLSFMLFAIPAGFVGARLGRRKTISLGLLITTAIVLVAFYIGETSKPASSSLSDPVVMSFMGLFFVGGIGWAMINVNSLPMVVDMTTEEKLGGYTGLYYFFSQAANLVAPPLSGAFIDVAGYKTLLPFAAVFFLLALITMRFVRRGDIVKTKLDAHEYIPDLD; encoded by the coding sequence ATGAACCAAGGAAAGTTCAGATACTCGATGATATTTCTCCTCGGCTTCGGATTCTTCGGAATAAGCATAATATGGGCCCTCTACAACGCGTACGTTCCAATATTCCTTCAGGACACGTTCCACCTCAGCAAAACTATCACGGGCTTTATAATGACGATAGACAACCTCTTTGCAGTCTTACTCTTGCCGTTCCTTGGGGCTTTGAGTGACATGACGCGAACGAGGCTTGGAAGGAGAAAACCTTATATCCTCTTGGGAGCCCCCTCAGCTGCTATAATGTTCGCCCTTATACCCGTCGCTAGGAGATATGAAAACTTAGCCCTCTTCATGGGGACGATAATCTTCATGAACTTCTTCATGGCCCTCTTCAGGTCACCAGTAATTGCCTTCATGCCGGACATAACGCCCAGCGAAAAGAGAAGTCAAGCGAATGGAATAATAAACTTCATGGGAGGTTTAGGAGCACTCCTCGCGTACTTTGGCGGTAAAGTTTTGTATGACATGAATTATGCCTATCCCTTCTATTTCGGGGCATTGATAATGCTGATAGCAAACCTTTTGGTTGTGATATTCGTCCCAGAGCCGGAACAATACAGGGTGCCTGGGGCAAAACTTGACATCAAGAAGATATTGAGAGAAACAACAAAGAAGAGCTTTGGAGAGCTTAAGGAGAACCTGAAGGATGTCTTTGCAAGCAGGGAGAAGAGCCTCCTAGCAATACTGCTCGCAATATTCTTCTGGTTCATAGCCTTTAACTCATTAGAGACTTTCTTCACGAGCTACGCTAAGTACCATCTAGGCATAGAGGAGAGCACTGGAGCGTTCATGCTCGGAGTGTTCAGCCTGAGCTTCATGCTCTTCGCGATTCCAGCGGGATTTGTCGGGGCAAGGTTGGGGAGGAGGAAAACAATAAGCCTGGGTCTCCTGATAACCACCGCAATAGTCTTGGTGGCCTTCTATATAGGGGAGACTTCAAAGCCGGCAAGTAGTTCCCTGAGCGATCCAGTTGTCATGAGCTTCATGGGCCTATTCTTCGTTGGGGGTATTGGATGGGCGATGATAAACGTCAACTCCCTCCCCATGGTCGTTGACATGACAACGGAAGAGAAGCTCGGTGGTTATACTGGGTTATACTACTTCTTCAGCCAAGCTGCAAACTTAGTTGCTCCCCCGCTTTCGGGAGCATTCATAGACGTCGCAGGCTACAAGACCTTACTACCATTCGCTGCGGTATTCTTCTTGTTGGCCTTGATAACAATGAGGTTCGTGAGGAGAGGTGACATTGTGAAGACCAAGCTTGATGCCCACGAATATATTCCCGATTTAGACTGA
- a CDS encoding ABC transporter permease produces the protein MKFRAVKGIFIKEVKEFSREKMAIFWVFIFPILWLLILGGIWGNENPTLNVKVGYYSRENVSWIIHAIESVEVNGERMFTIYHYSSWEDGINALKKGKIDAFLVFPNGFTVNLTKGYPTYVEVYYDKSDPQTYQIVKGAITGFFTELSSRLQEERLNMVGKYVPRNALPYILGFAKPVTLEEKTVEGTKVTPMEFYVTSFIGIQFLFATMLMMSSSVLEEIEKGTLRRIASSPASPWDFLIGKMSATFAIILVSIFTGLAFAFLAFHVRFFPSPLGWVVIVLASIFSMSLGLAIGMLTGSIKTTNAVVNLISMPLLFFAAVVVPESLLPSWARPIAKYFPLGAALKALRKLEIYHLGLSGVRVELLIVTLGALMMLAVALFSYRWRIRRLSA, from the coding sequence ATGAAGTTTAGGGCGGTAAAGGGGATATTCATCAAGGAAGTAAAGGAGTTCTCTCGAGAGAAAATGGCGATATTTTGGGTCTTTATATTCCCCATTCTTTGGCTACTGATCCTTGGGGGAATATGGGGAAATGAAAATCCAACGCTGAACGTTAAGGTCGGCTACTATTCTCGGGAAAATGTCTCTTGGATAATTCACGCTATAGAGAGCGTTGAGGTAAACGGGGAGAGGATGTTCACGATTTACCACTATTCAAGCTGGGAAGATGGAATTAACGCTTTGAAGAAGGGAAAGATAGATGCTTTTTTGGTGTTCCCCAATGGCTTTACCGTAAACTTGACGAAGGGATATCCTACCTATGTTGAGGTGTACTACGATAAAAGCGATCCTCAAACTTATCAGATCGTGAAGGGTGCTATAACCGGCTTCTTCACGGAATTGAGCTCAAGACTTCAGGAGGAGAGGCTTAATATGGTGGGGAAGTACGTCCCCAGGAACGCCCTCCCATATATTCTTGGCTTCGCTAAGCCGGTAACCCTCGAGGAGAAGACAGTTGAGGGGACAAAGGTAACTCCAATGGAATTCTACGTTACAAGCTTTATAGGAATTCAGTTCCTCTTCGCCACGATGCTCATGATGTCTTCTTCAGTCTTAGAGGAAATCGAGAAGGGAACTCTCAGGAGGATAGCTTCTTCTCCAGCTTCGCCCTGGGACTTTTTGATTGGTAAGATGAGTGCAACGTTCGCGATAATCTTGGTTAGCATCTTTACGGGCCTTGCGTTTGCCTTTCTAGCCTTCCATGTTAGGTTCTTTCCTTCTCCTTTGGGTTGGGTTGTAATAGTCCTTGCCTCGATATTCTCGATGTCCTTGGGGTTGGCTATAGGCATGCTCACGGGGAGTATAAAGACAACTAATGCCGTTGTGAATTTAATATCGATGCCTCTCCTGTTCTTCGCTGCCGTCGTCGTTCCAGAGTCTTTACTCCCTTCCTGGGCGAGGCCAATAGCTAAGTACTTCCCCCTGGGGGCGGCTTTAAAGGCACTGAGGAAGCTTGAAATTTACCACTTGGGTTTGAGCGGGGTTAGGGTAGAGCTGTTGATAGTCACCCTGGGGGCATTAATGATGCTTGCCGTTGCACTCTTTAGCTACAGGTGGAGGATAAGGAGACTTAGCGCTTAG
- a CDS encoding MFS transporter yields the protein MKKFSWKVVLGLALLGFSRSVGWALNKGLSFPLLTSYSRSAFIKGTILASEGIIGLIIPPLLGYYSDTLKSRHGRRRPFIMAGGLLAGIAALTIYTACSFGIPLAGFALTLAFFYLSMHLYTAQFRALMPDTIESGQRGKASGVITLFEWAGNLFLFGLAGYLIAKAVAVTGGEGIKALAQTPYLKIPFIITAIFLIGAALFVYFVIREPKAPEIEENEGLFEYLKSIVENRDFLKFYAAQTLWWMSFEFIAIFLYGILAYILYGSASEANVKAVTSLGLMLMALFNVTVLIGALPGGIIYDKLGRRLSIILGGIIFALPQLWGWFISSRTEIIIALAIAGIGWGILMAASYPVIGDLLTKFEREAFTGRYYGFFEATRSLPVLLAGVIGGAIVDLAGENYRILFPIGALLVLMAMPMIWMMRNLEVEE from the coding sequence ATGAAGAAGTTTAGCTGGAAGGTAGTCCTAGGGTTGGCCCTATTGGGATTCAGCAGGAGCGTTGGATGGGCCCTCAACAAGGGACTCTCATTCCCCCTCCTCACAAGTTATTCAAGATCGGCATTCATCAAAGGAACTATCCTTGCAAGCGAGGGGATAATTGGCCTAATAATTCCACCACTCCTCGGGTACTACAGTGACACCCTAAAATCAAGGCACGGGAGGAGAAGGCCGTTCATCATGGCCGGAGGCCTATTGGCAGGTATAGCTGCCCTCACAATTTACACAGCGTGCTCTTTTGGCATCCCACTTGCGGGATTCGCCCTAACCCTTGCCTTTTTCTACCTTTCAATGCACTTATATACAGCACAGTTCAGGGCATTAATGCCTGATACAATTGAAAGCGGGCAGAGAGGAAAGGCTAGTGGTGTGATAACGCTCTTTGAGTGGGCAGGGAATTTATTCCTCTTCGGCCTCGCGGGTTACCTGATAGCTAAAGCAGTCGCAGTAACAGGAGGAGAAGGGATAAAGGCGTTAGCCCAAACCCCATACCTCAAGATACCGTTCATAATAACCGCAATATTCTTAATAGGTGCCGCGTTATTCGTGTACTTCGTCATTAGAGAACCAAAAGCCCCTGAAATTGAAGAAAATGAGGGATTATTCGAGTACCTTAAGAGCATAGTCGAGAACAGGGACTTCCTTAAGTTCTATGCGGCTCAAACGCTGTGGTGGATGAGCTTCGAGTTCATAGCTATCTTCCTCTACGGAATACTAGCGTACATCCTCTACGGCTCAGCAAGCGAGGCAAACGTCAAGGCGGTAACATCCCTTGGGTTAATGTTAATGGCTCTCTTCAACGTCACAGTCCTGATAGGAGCGCTCCCAGGGGGAATAATCTACGACAAGCTTGGGAGGAGGTTAAGTATAATCCTGGGAGGAATCATCTTTGCTCTACCCCAGCTGTGGGGCTGGTTCATAAGCTCGAGGACTGAGATAATAATAGCCCTTGCCATCGCGGGAATTGGATGGGGGATTTTAATGGCAGCATCCTACCCAGTCATAGGAGATCTATTGACTAAGTTCGAAAGGGAAGCCTTCACAGGGAGATATTACGGCTTCTTCGAGGCCACAAGGTCACTACCAGTTCTCCTTGCCGGAGTCATTGGAGGGGCAATAGTCGACTTAGCGGGAGAGAACTACAGAATACTCTTCCCAATTGGAGCCTTACTAGTGTTAATGGCCATGCCTATGATCTGGATGATGAGGAACCTGGAGGTGGAAGAATGA
- the glpK gene encoding glycerol kinase GlpK — translation MKAVLALDEGTTSARAILFDKESNVLGIGQFEFPQYYPKPGWVEHNPEEIWEAQVKAIKVAIEKAKLSPNDIVAIGITNQRETTIIWDKNGKPVYNAIVWQCRRTAEMIEEIKREYGDVIREKTGLVPDAYFSASKIKWLLDNVPGLREKAERGEVYFGTVDTFLIYRLTGEHVTDYSNASRTMLFNIRKLEWDEDLLEIFDIPSDILPEVRNSSEIYGYTKILGREIPVSGDAGDQQAALFGQAGFETGIVKATYGTGNFILVNTGKTLRYSKNLLTTIAWGINGKITYALEGSIFVTGAAVQWLRDGIKIIKHVAETEELARKLESNEGVYFVPAFVGLGAPYWDQFARGLIIGITRGTGREHLARATLEAIAYLTRDVIEEMEKLVGIKELRVDGGATANDFLMQFQADILNRRVVRPVVKETTALGAAYLAGLAVDYWESLDEIRALWKAERVFEPEMDEETRERLYKGWKEAVRRAMEWAKIVGS, via the coding sequence ATGAAGGCGGTTCTCGCCTTGGACGAGGGAACTACCTCCGCTAGGGCTATTCTGTTTGACAAAGAGAGTAATGTGCTAGGCATTGGACAGTTCGAGTTTCCTCAGTATTATCCAAAGCCCGGTTGGGTCGAGCATAACCCTGAGGAAATATGGGAGGCGCAGGTAAAAGCAATAAAGGTTGCGATTGAGAAAGCCAAGCTTTCTCCCAATGATATAGTTGCGATAGGAATCACTAATCAAAGGGAAACCACGATAATCTGGGATAAGAATGGGAAGCCTGTTTATAATGCTATAGTTTGGCAGTGTAGAAGGACAGCTGAAATGATCGAGGAAATAAAGAGAGAATACGGGGATGTAATAAGGGAGAAAACAGGCCTCGTTCCAGATGCTTATTTCTCGGCTAGTAAAATTAAGTGGCTACTCGACAATGTCCCTGGGTTAAGAGAAAAGGCAGAAAGGGGAGAAGTATACTTTGGAACTGTTGATACATTCCTTATCTATAGGCTTACGGGCGAGCACGTAACGGATTATTCAAACGCTTCAAGAACTATGCTCTTTAACATTAGAAAGCTTGAGTGGGATGAAGACCTTTTAGAAATTTTTGATATTCCTTCAGACATTTTGCCTGAAGTCCGAAATTCTAGTGAGATTTATGGTTACACAAAGATTTTAGGGCGTGAAATTCCAGTCAGCGGAGACGCTGGAGATCAGCAGGCAGCTCTGTTTGGACAGGCTGGATTTGAGACGGGAATAGTGAAAGCTACTTACGGGACTGGAAACTTCATCTTAGTTAATACCGGAAAGACTCTTCGCTACTCTAAGAACCTACTCACAACTATAGCCTGGGGTATCAATGGAAAGATAACCTATGCTCTTGAGGGGAGCATTTTCGTGACAGGTGCAGCTGTTCAATGGCTTCGTGATGGAATAAAAATTATAAAACACGTTGCCGAGACAGAGGAGCTTGCAAGAAAGCTTGAAAGCAATGAGGGGGTTTACTTCGTGCCTGCGTTTGTTGGACTTGGAGCTCCATACTGGGATCAGTTTGCACGTGGTCTGATAATTGGCATAACCCGCGGAACGGGAAGGGAGCACCTTGCCAGAGCGACGCTCGAAGCTATAGCGTATCTAACACGTGATGTCATAGAAGAAATGGAGAAGCTTGTTGGTATAAAGGAGCTTCGTGTCGATGGTGGAGCGACAGCAAATGACTTCTTAATGCAATTCCAGGCTGACATTCTCAACAGGCGCGTTGTAAGACCAGTTGTTAAAGAGACAACAGCCTTAGGTGCAGCATACTTGGCGGGATTAGCGGTTGATTACTGGGAGAGTCTTGATGAAATAAGAGCTCTCTGGAAGGCTGAAAGAGTTTTTGAACCAGAAATGGATGAAGAAACAAGGGAAAGATTATATAAAGGGTGGAAAGAAGCCGTAAGAAGGGCAATGGAGTGGGCAAAAATAGTGGGAAGTTAA
- a CDS encoding NAD(P)/FAD-dependent oxidoreductase, translating into MYDVVVVGGGPAGMAAAIRAKELGLKVLLLDDNDYLGGVLPQCIHPGFGIHYFKEELTGPEFAYRLMNKLDGVEVKTSARVLEIINYSDLEKFVVFTSPQGVQKVPTKTIIYAAGARERHAFEIGIVGDRVAGIYTAGETQTLMDIYGIMPGKEIVIVGSGDVGLIMARRFSLEGAKVKAVIELMPYPGGLARNIMILKDFNIPLYLSHKVVEVRGKGRVEKIKVVKVDENLREIPGTEFWIEADTLVISAGLIPNVKLLTEIGVAIDPSTGGPIVNDRLETSVPGIFVAGNALLINDLVDYVAEQGELAAEGAREFIENGGIPSRRWIRLVKGENVRLLAPHYLSGERDVWIYARVRRPMEDVVVEFPEIGKKIKLPVIKPAEMLRIKLKTEEISKAEDKITMRVVKHG; encoded by the coding sequence GTGTATGACGTTGTTGTTGTCGGGGGAGGCCCCGCTGGAATGGCCGCTGCAATAAGGGCGAAGGAGCTTGGGTTGAAGGTTCTTCTCCTCGATGACAATGATTATCTTGGTGGGGTACTTCCCCAGTGTATTCATCCTGGCTTTGGAATTCACTACTTCAAAGAAGAACTTACAGGTCCCGAATTCGCCTACAGGCTAATGAATAAGCTGGATGGGGTTGAAGTAAAGACATCCGCAAGAGTCCTTGAAATAATAAACTATTCTGACTTAGAGAAGTTCGTAGTCTTTACATCCCCGCAGGGAGTTCAAAAAGTTCCAACGAAAACGATAATCTACGCTGCAGGAGCTAGGGAGAGGCATGCTTTTGAAATAGGGATCGTTGGGGACAGGGTTGCTGGGATTTACACGGCTGGAGAGACTCAAACTTTAATGGACATTTATGGAATAATGCCGGGTAAGGAGATAGTGATAGTAGGTTCTGGCGATGTCGGATTGATAATGGCGAGGAGGTTCTCGCTAGAAGGTGCGAAGGTAAAGGCCGTTATAGAGCTAATGCCTTATCCCGGGGGCTTGGCTAGGAATATAATGATATTAAAGGACTTCAACATACCCCTATACTTAAGCCATAAAGTCGTTGAAGTCAGGGGAAAGGGTAGAGTCGAGAAAATTAAGGTAGTTAAGGTCGATGAAAACCTAAGGGAAATTCCAGGAACGGAGTTTTGGATAGAGGCAGATACATTGGTAATTTCCGCCGGGTTAATACCGAACGTCAAGCTTCTAACTGAGATAGGGGTTGCAATCGATCCTTCAACTGGCGGGCCTATCGTTAATGATAGGCTAGAAACTTCAGTTCCTGGGATCTTCGTGGCCGGAAATGCTCTCCTAATAAACGATCTAGTGGATTACGTTGCGGAACAAGGTGAGTTGGCCGCTGAAGGTGCTAGGGAGTTTATAGAGAACGGAGGAATCCCGAGTAGGAGGTGGATAAGGCTGGTAAAGGGAGAGAACGTTAGGTTGCTTGCTCCTCATTACCTAAGCGGTGAGAGGGATGTATGGATATATGCCAGAGTAAGGAGGCCTATGGAGGATGTGGTAGTTGAGTTCCCTGAAATAGGCAAAAAGATCAAGCTTCCAGTAATAAAACCTGCAGAGATGCTTAGAATTAAGCTAAAGACTGAGGAGATATCGAAGGCCGAAGATAAGATAACTATGAGGGTGGTAAAGCATGGGTAA